One Bombus fervidus isolate BK054 chromosome 5, iyBomFerv1, whole genome shotgun sequence DNA window includes the following coding sequences:
- the LOC139987702 gene encoding uncharacterized protein isoform X6: protein MQQMGLTPAQPLVPGQVPAVEAPAPPAPHHHLQQQIQQQLLATHAFMATNPYLTGMPQVGNTYSPYFAPSPIMPAIMGPADPTGVGSPLGVVPQTVAMPQKMPRTDRLEVCREFQRGACKRGETECRFAHPLETVQANEDGSVTVCMDAVKGRCNRDPCRYFHPPLHLQAHIKAAQSRASIATATMPTNVAGMGALAGGVSGVPATAVPGGLQSASIASIELGKKRMRDSNDDLLMMDMKSVGSFYYENFAFPGMVPYKRPAGDKSGMPVYQPTGATTYQQLMQLQQPFVPVSCEYTGTPPLPTQTSNQSVVQPPNVQSNHHAVVVQSSSSSQGTSGATVNNCADANNGVLMDPCNNPPPPPPTADNNSNNSSGNNKQPNATQNHDASENAHNSPELNHASPSTISQQQQQQQQQQQQQQQQQQQQQHQQAQHQQQQAQQQHQQQQQHQHQQHQQHQLQQQQQQIQNQLALSAASVQPAMSPLTSVAGLSSMPGVVNMASMASMTNVPSVTNMVSMSNYNASNVAGLNMLNSLGMASGLPTHLDPAALAKEVAQKNYAKAIKLSQASQSYGINQLTALNYTGVALNKQALVNPAAAAGSAGVAGLPATTATPRPVIPNLAGIPGALASPLSAGILAYSRPPTGAPINPYSLMRQQILPNPYVQASIPGVPGAAAAVQGNPYVQNPYTVLPGVASMPGVAAGVAAAGVPGVPQIPQIPNPATIAAQPQVAIPVSSGVIMQPYKKMKTS from the exons GAGGCACCGGCACCTCCGGCACCACACCATCACCTTCAACAGCAAATCCAGCAGCAACTTCTCGCTACCCACGCCTTTATG GCGACGAATCCGTACCTGACTGGTATGCCTCAAGTTGGCAACACGTACAGCCCGTATTTTGCGCCTAGTCCGATCATGCCAGCGATCATGGGCCCGGCGGATCCAACAGGAGTCGGAAGCCCATTGGGCGTGGTGCCGCAGACGGTGGCGATGCCGCAGAAGATGCCACGTACCGACCGCCTCGAG GTATGTCGCGAGTTTCAACGCGGGGCGTGCAAACGCGGCGAGACGGAGTGCCGGTTTGCGCACCCCCTCGAGACGGTGCAGGCGAACGAGGACGGCTCTGTGACGGTCTGCATGGACGCTGTCAAGGGCCGATGCAATCGGGACCCCTGCCGCTATTTCCACCCCCCTCTGCACCTTCAAGCCCACATTAAGGCCGCACAATCTCGGGCTAGCATTGCG ACGGCGACTATGCCGACGAACGTTGCGGGAATGGGCGCGTTGGCTGGCGGAGTGTCAGGAGTGCCGGCAACTGCGGTTCCCGGAGGACTTCAGAGCGCCAGTATAGCAAGCATCGAACTCGGCAAGAAGCGGATGCGCGACTCCAATGATGATCTGCTAATG ATGGACATGAAGTCTGTCGGATCGTTCTACTACGAGAACTTT GCCTTCCCAGGAATGGTTCCGTATAAACGACCGGCGGGCGACAAGTCCGGCATGCCGGTCTATCAGCCAACCGGCGCGACGACCTATCAACAGTTAATGCAGCTGCAGCAGCCGTTCGTGCCTGTGTCATGTGAGTACACTGGAACACCACCCCTACCCACTCAAACCTCTAACCAATCGGTCGTGCAACCCCCGAACGTGCAAAGCAACCACCACGCGGTGGTGGTTCagtcctcctcctcctctcaGGGAACCAGTGGCGCCACAGTGAATAACTGCGCCGACGCCAACAATGGCGTGCTGATGGATCCCTGCAACAATCcaccgccaccacctccaACCGCCGACAATAACAGTAACAATAGTAGCGGCAATAACAAGCAGCCGAATGCGACGCAGAATCACGACGCGTCAGAAAACGCGCATAACTCCCCCGAATTGAATCACGCGAGTCCCTCGACGATTtcgcaacaacaacaacaacaacagcagcagcagcagcaacaacagcagcagcaacaacaacagcaacaccAACAGGCGCAGCATCAACAGCAACAAGCTCAGCAGCAACaccagcagcagcaacaacaccAGCATCAGCAGCATCAGCAACATCAATTacaacagcagcaacaacagaTACAGAACCAATTGGCATTGTCAGCTGCTTCCGTGCAGCCCGCGATGAGTCCATTGACTTCAGTCGCTGGTCTGAGCTCGATGCCAGGCGTGGTTAACATGGCCTCGATGGCCTCCATGACGAACGTACCATCGGTCACGAATATGGTATCGATGTCGAACTACAATGCCTCGAACGTGGCTGGGTTGAACATGCTCAACAGCCTCGGCATGGCTTCCGGATTGCCTACGCACCTCGATCCTGCCGCTCTCGCGAAAGAGGTCGCCCAGAAGAATTACGCGAAAGCCATTAAGCTGTCTCAGGCGTCGCAATCTTACGGTATTAATCAGCTTACCGCCCTGAATTATACCGGTGTAGCTTTGAACAAACAAGCTCTGGTGAATCCAGCCGCGGCAGCTGGAAGCGCAGGGGTCGCCGGATTACCGGCGACAACGGCGACACCTAGGCCGGTGATTCCGAACCTAGCGGGGATTCCCGGCGCCTTGGCCTCTCCGCTCTCCGCTGGAATCTTGGCCTACTCGAGACCACCCACCGGCGCTCCTATCAATCCTTACTCGTTGATGAGGCAACAGATCTTGCCAAATCCTTACGTTCAAGCCTCGATACCTGGGGTTCCTGGCGCTGCGGCCGCGGTCCAAGGTAATCCTTACGTCCAAAATCCCTACACGGTTCTACCGGGTGTCGCCAGTATGCCTGGAGTCGCGGCTGGCGTCGCAGCGGCTGGTGTACCGGGTGTCCCACAGATACCGCAGATTCCAAATCCGGCGACGATCGCGGCGCAACCGCAGGTTGCTATTCCAGTCAGCTCGGGCGTGATCATGCAGCCGTACAAAAAGATGAAGACCTCGTAA
- the LOC139987702 gene encoding uncharacterized protein isoform X4, with amino-acid sequence MKQGRCNREKPPCKYFHPPQHLKDQLLINGRNHLALKNALMQQMGLTPAQPLVPGQVPAVEAPAPPAPHHHLQQQIQQQLLATHAFMATNPYLTGMPQVGNTYSPYFAPSPIMPAIMGPADPTGVGSPLGVVPQTVAMPQKMPRTDRLEVCREFQRGACKRGETECRFAHPLETVQANEDGSVTVCMDAVKGRCNRDPCRYFHPPLHLQAHIKAAQSRASIATATMPTNVAGMGALAGGVSGVPATAVPGGLQSASIASIELGKKRMRDSNDDLLMMDMKSVGSFYYENFAFPGMVPYKRPAGDKSGMPVYQPTGATTYQQLMQLQQPFVPVSCEYTGTPPLPTQTSNQSVVQPPNVQSNHHAVVVQSSSSSQGTSGATVNNCADANNGVLMDPCNNPPPPPPTADNNSNNSSGNNKQPNATQNHDASENAHNSPELNHASPSTISQQQQQQQQQQQQQQQQQQQQQHQQAQHQQQQAQQQHQQQQQHQHQQHQQHQLQQQQQQIQNQLALSAASVQPAMSPLTSVAGLSSMPGVVNMASMASMTNVPSVTNMVSMSNYNASNVAGLNMLNSLGMASGLPTHLDPAALAKEVAQKNYAKAIKLSQASQSYGINQLTALNYTGVALNKQALVNPAAAAGSAGVAGLPATTATPRPVIPNLAGIPGALASPLSAGILAYSRPPTGAPINPYSLMRQQILPNPYVQASIPGVPGAAAAVQGNPYVQNPYTVLPGVASMPGVAAGVAAAGVPGVPQIPQIPNPATIAAQPQVAIPVSSGVIMQPYKKMKTS; translated from the exons GAGGCACCGGCACCTCCGGCACCACACCATCACCTTCAACAGCAAATCCAGCAGCAACTTCTCGCTACCCACGCCTTTATG GCGACGAATCCGTACCTGACTGGTATGCCTCAAGTTGGCAACACGTACAGCCCGTATTTTGCGCCTAGTCCGATCATGCCAGCGATCATGGGCCCGGCGGATCCAACAGGAGTCGGAAGCCCATTGGGCGTGGTGCCGCAGACGGTGGCGATGCCGCAGAAGATGCCACGTACCGACCGCCTCGAG GTATGTCGCGAGTTTCAACGCGGGGCGTGCAAACGCGGCGAGACGGAGTGCCGGTTTGCGCACCCCCTCGAGACGGTGCAGGCGAACGAGGACGGCTCTGTGACGGTCTGCATGGACGCTGTCAAGGGCCGATGCAATCGGGACCCCTGCCGCTATTTCCACCCCCCTCTGCACCTTCAAGCCCACATTAAGGCCGCACAATCTCGGGCTAGCATTGCG ACGGCGACTATGCCGACGAACGTTGCGGGAATGGGCGCGTTGGCTGGCGGAGTGTCAGGAGTGCCGGCAACTGCGGTTCCCGGAGGACTTCAGAGCGCCAGTATAGCAAGCATCGAACTCGGCAAGAAGCGGATGCGCGACTCCAATGATGATCTGCTAATG ATGGACATGAAGTCTGTCGGATCGTTCTACTACGAGAACTTT GCCTTCCCAGGAATGGTTCCGTATAAACGACCGGCGGGCGACAAGTCCGGCATGCCGGTCTATCAGCCAACCGGCGCGACGACCTATCAACAGTTAATGCAGCTGCAGCAGCCGTTCGTGCCTGTGTCATGTGAGTACACTGGAACACCACCCCTACCCACTCAAACCTCTAACCAATCGGTCGTGCAACCCCCGAACGTGCAAAGCAACCACCACGCGGTGGTGGTTCagtcctcctcctcctctcaGGGAACCAGTGGCGCCACAGTGAATAACTGCGCCGACGCCAACAATGGCGTGCTGATGGATCCCTGCAACAATCcaccgccaccacctccaACCGCCGACAATAACAGTAACAATAGTAGCGGCAATAACAAGCAGCCGAATGCGACGCAGAATCACGACGCGTCAGAAAACGCGCATAACTCCCCCGAATTGAATCACGCGAGTCCCTCGACGATTtcgcaacaacaacaacaacaacagcagcagcagcagcaacaacagcagcagcaacaacaacagcaacaccAACAGGCGCAGCATCAACAGCAACAAGCTCAGCAGCAACaccagcagcagcaacaacaccAGCATCAGCAGCATCAGCAACATCAATTacaacagcagcaacaacagaTACAGAACCAATTGGCATTGTCAGCTGCTTCCGTGCAGCCCGCGATGAGTCCATTGACTTCAGTCGCTGGTCTGAGCTCGATGCCAGGCGTGGTTAACATGGCCTCGATGGCCTCCATGACGAACGTACCATCGGTCACGAATATGGTATCGATGTCGAACTACAATGCCTCGAACGTGGCTGGGTTGAACATGCTCAACAGCCTCGGCATGGCTTCCGGATTGCCTACGCACCTCGATCCTGCCGCTCTCGCGAAAGAGGTCGCCCAGAAGAATTACGCGAAAGCCATTAAGCTGTCTCAGGCGTCGCAATCTTACGGTATTAATCAGCTTACCGCCCTGAATTATACCGGTGTAGCTTTGAACAAACAAGCTCTGGTGAATCCAGCCGCGGCAGCTGGAAGCGCAGGGGTCGCCGGATTACCGGCGACAACGGCGACACCTAGGCCGGTGATTCCGAACCTAGCGGGGATTCCCGGCGCCTTGGCCTCTCCGCTCTCCGCTGGAATCTTGGCCTACTCGAGACCACCCACCGGCGCTCCTATCAATCCTTACTCGTTGATGAGGCAACAGATCTTGCCAAATCCTTACGTTCAAGCCTCGATACCTGGGGTTCCTGGCGCTGCGGCCGCGGTCCAAGGTAATCCTTACGTCCAAAATCCCTACACGGTTCTACCGGGTGTCGCCAGTATGCCTGGAGTCGCGGCTGGCGTCGCAGCGGCTGGTGTACCGGGTGTCCCACAGATACCGCAGATTCCAAATCCGGCGACGATCGCGGCGCAACCGCAGGTTGCTATTCCAGTCAGCTCGGGCGTGATCATGCAGCCGTACAAAAAGATGAAGACCTCGTAA